In Megalobrama amblycephala isolate DHTTF-2021 linkage group LG10, ASM1881202v1, whole genome shotgun sequence, one DNA window encodes the following:
- the LOC125277656 gene encoding heat shock protein 30-like, translated as MPHEWTNQRDSRTQTLNMLIPHGFQPSFSSLMGTEWPVQRSLCPEITALHRHAEVLQEERSSLEKLQHQIFEEIYPVSCAVERDGSRFALMLDTRNFSPEELSVRQVGRKLQVCGKNQKKQEDPGKGSYSCRIQEFRREFDLPEGVNPEGLSCSMADDGKLYIQAPVNQRSEDAERKISTDCEAEDSRDTT; from the coding sequence ATGCCTCACGAGTGGACGAACCAGAGAGACTCGAGAACACAAACCCTGAACATGTTGATCCCACATGGATTCCAGCCTTCCTTCAGCTCACTGATGGGAACCGAGTGGCCAGTGCAGCGCAGTCTCTGTCCGGAGATCACAGCTCTTCACAGACACGCAGAAGTGCTGCAGGAGGAGAGGAGCAGCCTGGAGAAACTGCAGCACCAGATCTTTGAGGAGATCTATCCAGTCTCCTGCGCAGTGGAGAGAGACGGAAGCCGCTTTGCTTTGATGCTGGACACTCGCAACTTTTCCCCGGAGGAGCTGTCGGTCAGGCAGGTGGGCAGGAAGCTGCAGGTCTGCGGAAAGAACCAGAAGAAGCAGGAGGATCCTGGGAAAGGCTCGTACTCGTGCAGAATCCAGGAGTTCAGACGGGAGTTTGACCTGCCTGAAGGAGTGAATCCTGAGGGATTGTCCTGTTCCATGGCTGATGATGGGAAGCTCTACATACAGGCGCCAGTGAATCAGAGATCTGAAGACGCTGAGAGGAAGATTTCCACTGACTGTGAAGCTGAAGACAGTCGAGACACAACATGA